In Holophagales bacterium, one DNA window encodes the following:
- a CDS encoding glycosyltransferase — MIFYLCPDHPEPSWGVGMLYEHVALLRRDGFAACVLHHRRPFRPFWRTLDEPLVYLDDRDYSPTADDLLVVPEILAATDAAVTFPGRRIVFVQGSFLVLRGLGGRDGYPDLGYRAAMAVLPHVAHVVERHFGLGATLIPPFVAPLFFERHETERREQRVLLVSKPGYAAAGLPDEPIAASLLERAIARRPTWSFQVLKGMSHPEVARLMRTSELLVNVNSHEAFNSTVPEAMAAGCVPVCYEAVGGRDFLRDGENALVHSNHDVYALVERVIEIVDDFPAWSAKLERLRQGGAATAGSFRPEATAAALAGFFGTLLRSGA, encoded by the coding sequence ATGATCTTCTACCTCTGTCCGGACCATCCCGAGCCGAGTTGGGGCGTGGGGATGCTCTACGAGCACGTCGCGCTGCTGCGGCGGGACGGATTCGCGGCCTGTGTTCTCCACCATCGACGACCATTCCGGCCCTTCTGGAGGACGCTCGACGAGCCATTGGTCTATCTCGACGACCGCGACTACTCGCCGACAGCGGACGACCTCCTCGTCGTGCCGGAGATCCTCGCCGCCACCGATGCGGCAGTGACCTTCCCCGGTCGGCGGATCGTCTTCGTGCAGGGCAGCTTCCTCGTGCTTCGCGGCCTCGGGGGGCGCGACGGCTACCCGGATCTCGGCTATCGGGCGGCGATGGCGGTGCTGCCGCACGTGGCCCACGTCGTCGAGCGGCACTTCGGGCTGGGCGCCACTCTGATCCCTCCGTTCGTCGCACCCCTCTTCTTCGAGCGCCACGAGACGGAACGAAGAGAGCAACGCGTCCTTCTTGTCAGCAAGCCGGGCTACGCCGCAGCCGGTCTGCCGGACGAGCCGATCGCCGCTTCGCTGCTCGAGCGAGCGATCGCCCGGCGCCCGACCTGGAGTTTCCAGGTGCTCAAAGGGATGTCGCATCCCGAGGTCGCCCGGCTCATGCGCACGTCGGAGCTCCTGGTGAACGTCAACTCGCACGAGGCGTTCAACTCCACCGTCCCGGAGGCGATGGCTGCCGGGTGCGTCCCGGTGTGCTACGAGGCGGTCGGCGGCCGGGACTTCCTACGCGACGGCGAGAACGCGCTGGTCCATTCGAACCACGACGTGTACGCGCTGGTGGAGCGCGTGATCGAGATCGTCGACGACTTTCCGGCATGGTCGGCGAAGCTCGAACGGTTGCGGCAGGGTGGCGCAGCGACAGCGGGGTCGTTCCGGCCTGAAGCGACGGCTGCGGCGCTGGCTGGATTCTTCGGCACCCTCCTGCGGTCCGGGGCATGA
- a CDS encoding radical SAM protein produces the protein MNDTPHGRILAANESTRLVSEPFLAAFPDKIRNPLTDRELRSDDPAFVAMSRILSGEAGILELHEQLRRRLVDEGWLIEDAPRLAERFRLKYVSLEASTVCNQACYFCPVSVDRRADHAMTMEFYERIVAQLAAYKSTIDGVSMIHYNEPTADKRFLEQVAMLKRYGLPPAVLTNATGLTPQRVDKLLEMGGLRYLSINLSTLDRERYRVERGGDHLPIVLRHLDYLKDKPLAPQMDMAVLGTGDERHRRDFAEIEERFRGSRFNVVFYEVMDRAGAVPIGLRPISRQVRLCGCEQTGSRPVEWVHVNPMGQCVLCCQDYHDRYVVGDLNVETLDEILGGERMALYRRWVYGMEEAPADFICRGCIYALTR, from the coding sequence ATGAACGACACCCCACACGGCCGGATACTGGCAGCGAACGAGTCCACCCGACTCGTCAGCGAGCCATTCCTGGCTGCGTTTCCCGACAAGATCCGAAATCCGCTCACCGACCGAGAGCTCCGCTCCGACGACCCGGCGTTCGTCGCGATGAGCCGGATTCTGTCCGGGGAAGCGGGAATCCTCGAGCTGCACGAGCAGCTGCGTCGGCGCCTCGTCGACGAGGGCTGGCTCATCGAAGATGCGCCGCGACTGGCCGAGCGCTTCCGTCTCAAGTACGTCTCGCTCGAGGCCAGCACCGTTTGCAACCAGGCGTGCTACTTCTGTCCGGTGTCGGTCGACCGCCGCGCGGACCACGCGATGACGATGGAGTTCTACGAGCGCATCGTCGCCCAGCTCGCGGCGTACAAATCGACGATCGACGGCGTCTCGATGATCCACTACAACGAGCCGACGGCCGACAAGCGATTCCTCGAGCAGGTGGCGATGCTGAAGCGGTATGGACTGCCTCCCGCCGTGCTGACCAACGCCACCGGGCTCACGCCGCAGCGCGTGGACAAGCTCCTCGAGATGGGAGGGTTGCGTTACCTCTCGATCAACCTCTCGACGCTTGACCGCGAGCGCTATCGCGTCGAGAGAGGCGGCGACCATCTGCCGATCGTCTTGCGGCACCTCGACTACCTCAAGGACAAGCCACTCGCGCCGCAAATGGACATGGCGGTGCTCGGGACGGGTGACGAGAGACATCGAAGGGACTTCGCCGAGATCGAGGAGCGCTTCCGCGGCAGTCGGTTCAACGTGGTGTTCTACGAGGTGATGGACCGTGCCGGGGCTGTGCCGATCGGGCTTCGCCCCATCAGCCGGCAGGTCCGCCTCTGCGGGTGCGAGCAGACCGGCTCGCGACCGGTCGAATGGGTCCACGTGAACCCGATGGGCCAGTGCGTTCTCTGCTGCCAGGATTATCACGACCGGTACGTCGTGGGCGACCTCAACGTCGAGACGCTCGACGAGATCCTCGGTGGCGAACGGATGGCGCTCTACCGGCGTTGGGTCTACGGGATGGAGGAGGCGCCCGCCGACTTCATCTGCCGCGGCTGCATCTATGCGCTGACGCGCTGA
- a CDS encoding ABC transporter ATP-binding protein: MSAPQPAPAPVISARALSKSYATYGSSWQRLGALAGLGAPGRRHVALADVSFVLQKGESLGLIGENGAGKSTLLKIVAGVTAPTSGQVGVTGRITSLLELGSGFHPEFTGRQNIQLNAALIGLSATETAERTPAILDFAELGEFIDRPVRTYSTGMAMRLGFAIATSVEPDVLIVDEALSVGDGYFQKRCMDRMLDFVERGGTLLFCSHAMYYVSTFCERAIWLSKGEVVSFGPASDVIREYEEHLTRKSAPRVRPDELAVHHDVAAPRPGRIRAVRLEPSRGEHPFLRRGETLRIGVDWEADSPDLEFHLGIGVNRSDEVEVMSFATHLSGVPPFSGSTRYHAELEIPDLPLTKGEFVLYAFLLDRVGLHVFDRHVIRPAFSIQGGRYQLALLETAHRWIVK, from the coding sequence ATGTCCGCACCCCAACCCGCCCCGGCCCCGGTCATCTCGGCCCGAGCGCTCAGCAAGTCCTACGCGACCTATGGGTCGAGTTGGCAGCGCCTCGGCGCGCTTGCCGGACTGGGCGCCCCCGGTCGCCGCCATGTGGCGCTCGCCGATGTCAGCTTCGTTCTGCAGAAGGGCGAGAGTCTCGGACTCATCGGCGAAAACGGTGCCGGGAAGAGCACCCTGCTCAAGATCGTTGCCGGCGTCACGGCTCCGACGAGCGGTCAGGTCGGGGTGACCGGCCGGATCACCTCGCTGCTCGAGCTCGGGAGCGGCTTTCACCCGGAGTTCACCGGCCGGCAGAACATCCAGCTCAACGCCGCATTGATCGGCCTCTCCGCCACCGAAACCGCAGAACGCACCCCGGCAATCCTCGACTTCGCCGAGCTCGGGGAGTTCATCGACCGACCGGTGCGCACCTACTCGACCGGCATGGCCATGCGACTCGGCTTCGCGATCGCCACCTCGGTCGAGCCAGACGTTCTCATCGTCGACGAGGCGCTTTCGGTCGGCGACGGCTACTTCCAGAAGAGGTGCATGGACCGGATGCTCGACTTCGTCGAGCGTGGAGGGACCCTGCTCTTCTGCTCGCACGCGATGTACTACGTCTCCACCTTCTGTGAGCGGGCGATCTGGCTCTCGAAAGGGGAGGTCGTCTCCTTCGGACCGGCCAGCGACGTGATCCGGGAGTACGAAGAACACCTGACGAGAAAGTCCGCTCCGAGGGTGAGGCCCGACGAGCTTGCCGTCCACCACGACGTCGCAGCGCCCCGGCCGGGGAGAATCCGTGCCGTGCGGCTGGAGCCCAGCCGAGGCGAGCACCCGTTTCTCCGGCGAGGCGAGACGCTCCGCATCGGTGTCGACTGGGAGGCCGACTCGCCGGACCTGGAATTTCACCTCGGGATCGGTGTCAATCGCAGCGACGAAGTCGAGGTCATGTCGTTCGCCACGCATCTTTCCGGAGTGCCGCCCTTCTCCGGTTCGACCCGCTACCACGCCGAGCTCGAGATCCCGGACCTGCCGCTGACCAAGGGCGAGTTCGTCCTCTACGCCTTTCTCCTCGATCGTGTCGGTCTGCACGTGTTCGACCGCCACGTCATCCGTCCCGCGTTCAGTATCCAGGGCGGGCGGTATCAGCTCGCCCTGCTGGAGACGGCGCACCGCTGGATCGTGAAGTGA
- a CDS encoding aldo/keto reductase encodes MNLPPIGFGCSPFRPGGRWVDLEAAVTTALAVGYRLLDTAELYGNERQVGRALDAPTSPPRRDVVVVGKAWRTSFRPDRLRAACEASLLRLGLAEFDLYLLHAPEAWRHVAPLGDVEELGRAELERRALPREADGRIASDDVAPSETWGAMVELAERGLATAIGVSNFSPTEIEQLGHPRPSCNEIEHHPLAMHADTVAWCRREGIALLGHSPLSTAGVLELPEVTSVARRIGRSPAQVLLRWCLQKGLTPLPSSGDERHLRENLEALRFTLDDAAMTAIDASSAGGRA; translated from the coding sequence ATGAACCTTCCGCCGATCGGCTTCGGCTGTTCGCCGTTCCGTCCGGGCGGCAGGTGGGTCGACCTCGAAGCCGCCGTGACGACGGCGCTCGCCGTCGGCTACCGACTGCTGGACACGGCCGAGCTCTACGGCAACGAGCGGCAGGTCGGGCGCGCGCTCGATGCGCCCACCTCACCGCCACGCCGTGACGTGGTCGTCGTCGGCAAGGCCTGGAGGACGAGCTTCCGCCCCGACCGTCTCCGCGCCGCCTGCGAGGCCTCGCTGCTCCGCCTGGGTCTTGCCGAGTTCGACCTCTACCTCCTGCATGCACCGGAGGCATGGAGACATGTCGCGCCGCTGGGCGATGTCGAGGAGCTCGGCCGGGCCGAGCTCGAGCGGCGCGCCCTGCCGCGCGAGGCCGACGGACGAATCGCCAGCGACGACGTGGCGCCGTCCGAGACCTGGGGGGCGATGGTCGAGCTCGCCGAGCGTGGGCTCGCCACGGCCATCGGCGTCAGCAATTTCTCGCCGACGGAGATCGAACAACTGGGGCACCCTCGGCCCAGCTGCAACGAGATCGAGCATCATCCGCTGGCGATGCATGCCGACACGGTGGCGTGGTGCCGGAGGGAGGGGATTGCCTTGCTCGGGCACTCACCCCTCTCGACCGCCGGAGTGCTGGAGCTGCCGGAGGTCACCTCGGTGGCCCGGCGCATCGGTCGTTCGCCGGCGCAGGTCCTCCTGCGCTGGTGTCTCCAGAAGGGCCTGACGCCGTTGCCGTCGAGCGGTGACGAACGCCATCTCCGGGAGAACCTCGAAGCGCTTCGTTTCACCCTGGACGATGCGGCGATGACGGCAATCGACGCCTCGTCGGCCGGTGGAAGAGCATGA
- a CDS encoding glycosyltransferase family 2 protein, giving the protein MRLSIVIPAFNEESRIGPTLEKVLEFVATREGGAEVIVVDDGSGDRTAATVDPFRERGVILLRLPGNRGKGAAVRAGVTASRGDTVLLSDADLSTPIAELARLEPHLSAAPLVFGSRGLDDSRVVRHQPWYRQAMGRGFNLIIRALGVGGLSDTQCGFKLFDGKVARELFAEMTVDGFAFDVELVLRARQRGHAIAEVGVEWANADGSRVHPVWSSLGMLRDVVRLRWRLAARGRPEPSTERGGA; this is encoded by the coding sequence ATGCGCCTGTCGATCGTCATTCCGGCCTTCAACGAGGAGTCCCGCATCGGCCCGACCCTCGAGAAGGTCCTCGAATTCGTGGCGACTCGCGAGGGTGGGGCCGAGGTGATCGTCGTTGACGACGGATCAGGCGACCGGACGGCGGCGACGGTCGACCCGTTCCGGGAACGCGGGGTCATCCTCCTCCGACTGCCCGGCAATCGTGGCAAGGGGGCGGCGGTGCGTGCCGGGGTGACCGCGAGCCGTGGCGACACCGTCTTGCTCTCCGACGCCGACCTCTCGACGCCGATCGCCGAGCTCGCACGCCTCGAACCGCATCTCTCCGCGGCGCCGCTCGTCTTCGGCAGTCGCGGCCTGGACGATTCTCGCGTGGTGCGCCATCAGCCGTGGTACCGGCAGGCGATGGGGCGGGGGTTCAACCTGATCATCCGGGCGCTGGGCGTCGGGGGGCTGAGCGATACCCAGTGCGGCTTCAAGCTCTTCGACGGCAAGGTCGCGCGCGAGTTGTTCGCCGAGATGACCGTGGACGGATTCGCCTTCGACGTGGAGCTGGTCCTGCGGGCGCGCCAGCGGGGCCATGCCATCGCCGAGGTGGGCGTCGAGTGGGCGAACGCCGACGGGTCGCGCGTCCATCCCGTCTGGTCGTCGCTCGGCATGCTGCGTGACGTGGTCCGCCTGCGCTGGCGGCTCGCCGCCCGTGGGCGCCCCGAGCCGTCGACCGAAAGGGGGGGCGCGTGA
- a CDS encoding fibronectin type III domain-containing protein: MTSVRTLVQAAAVLAVLGAPANAQFTCDRQGCGAIFAVPPITCNATPATPAPSSLWGTLTPVTDLNGSPLTITHCIGSTGQPSPADCRDSSGFNEFQQTYASYPMFTGVDIENGYGIVSYSHGLQVWDLRSTPDSPALLGKAHQSAFPWWTVGEEKWPIRAVDAPSGVDTVAVVGGAAGFGAAILDLSSKSSPTVKYQFKEKTVEEVYAATIGGRHYAFAAAYAASSGLPGLYALDMTSALSLGTYCNEDETTLHCGGGVYKGRIGSFGAVYVAGVDNYIVVSHAPSTGFEIYDVSNIASCSGGTCTAVQQKLSGLSTQGVYGVALWKQGSVYYLGARLFNELRIYDVSCITSSCGSLPAPLVTKSLISANTSFYFLTFSRSGTTPFLFLGSDNRCGVPEVNREWLFNVSTPSNPVDVTPTPTLQASGIYNGVTQTYSVGYWGWYLRANPTGFNYVGPRRGKFYNNIFYRAAFALFDFHSWGSAGPVAPTIASVTASPNPALQCGLVTLTANGVTGSPTPSLTWEVRSPSNQLVSSGSGVNPFSWQTGPTTSPGVYTGTATAQNSAGSDAKAASITINSPPTLAFLAAPTADTPVGVVVQFHVQSQGATEWAWDFGDNTPLNWTSDPTSGPNPAHTYPGIGTYNVTAYIRNCGAGPITSSTIQVQVTSSCSGFGITKFLATVGSNMTCTAGFGCVVDAGPITFDEQVACGPTYYDYDWNGDGIYEDWGNTGSILTRSFFVPGNYQATMRIRKDAQSATAIHGFPTGTLIMRVFEGANPSTTLPPTAPTGLSATVLSESSIRLNWTDTSTFENLFHVMMSVNGGAYSEIQVLRPNVTVLTLAGLTPSTPYSFKIRASNDAGYSSYSAVASGTTQASVPAAPTSVAAATLSSSSVRLTWVDNSNNETSFRVEARTGAAAFAEVASFGANTTTGDVTGLSPNTTYDFRMRSANGQGFSGYTSTVSATTLPLPPAAPIDLAATPISHGWIRLDWADVATNETDYRVEMKVGTGPYSEVLTLEPDATRAEITGLAPLTGYTFRVRASNAGGFSAYSGEAPASTPANTELFLSGLEATGSFGLPGGWSEVYPGPPS, from the coding sequence ATGACGTCTGTCCGAACTCTCGTTCAGGCAGCGGCGGTGCTTGCTGTCCTCGGAGCGCCGGCGAATGCCCAGTTCACGTGCGACCGGCAGGGATGTGGCGCCATCTTCGCTGTCCCGCCGATTACCTGCAACGCCACGCCAGCCACGCCAGCGCCCTCGAGCCTCTGGGGAACCCTGACGCCGGTGACCGACCTGAACGGTTCGCCGCTGACGATTACCCACTGCATCGGGAGCACCGGGCAGCCGTCGCCGGCAGACTGTCGTGACTCCTCGGGCTTCAACGAGTTCCAGCAGACCTATGCCAGCTACCCGATGTTCACCGGGGTGGACATCGAGAACGGCTATGGCATCGTCTCGTACAGCCACGGCCTGCAGGTCTGGGACCTCCGCAGTACGCCGGACAGCCCCGCACTCCTGGGCAAGGCACATCAGAGTGCCTTCCCATGGTGGACGGTGGGCGAGGAGAAGTGGCCGATCCGCGCCGTCGACGCCCCGTCGGGGGTCGACACGGTGGCGGTTGTCGGCGGCGCCGCTGGATTCGGAGCCGCGATCCTCGACCTGTCGAGCAAGAGCTCACCGACGGTGAAATACCAGTTCAAAGAGAAGACGGTCGAGGAGGTCTATGCCGCGACGATCGGCGGGAGACACTACGCCTTCGCGGCAGCCTACGCGGCATCCAGCGGTCTGCCTGGGCTATACGCCCTCGACATGACCTCGGCGCTCTCCCTGGGGACCTACTGCAACGAAGACGAGACGACTCTCCACTGCGGTGGCGGGGTCTACAAGGGACGGATCGGCTCCTTCGGTGCCGTCTACGTTGCGGGTGTCGACAACTACATCGTCGTCAGCCACGCACCGTCCACTGGATTCGAGATCTACGACGTCTCGAACATCGCCTCCTGCAGCGGCGGTACTTGCACGGCCGTGCAGCAGAAGCTCTCGGGACTGTCCACGCAGGGAGTCTACGGTGTCGCCCTTTGGAAGCAGGGCTCGGTCTACTACCTCGGGGCGCGCCTCTTCAACGAGCTCCGCATCTACGACGTTAGTTGCATCACGAGCTCGTGCGGCAGCCTACCGGCGCCGCTGGTCACCAAGTCCCTGATCAGTGCCAACACGTCGTTCTACTTCCTGACGTTCTCGCGCTCCGGCACCACGCCATTTCTCTTCCTCGGCAGCGACAACCGCTGCGGTGTCCCCGAAGTCAACCGCGAGTGGCTGTTCAACGTCAGTACGCCGTCGAATCCGGTCGATGTCACCCCGACGCCGACGCTCCAGGCGTCCGGAATCTACAACGGCGTGACCCAGACCTACAGCGTCGGCTACTGGGGCTGGTACCTCCGTGCCAACCCGACAGGCTTCAACTACGTCGGGCCACGGCGTGGCAAGTTCTACAACAACATCTTCTACCGTGCCGCCTTCGCGCTGTTCGACTTCCATTCGTGGGGGAGCGCTGGGCCGGTGGCGCCGACGATCGCCAGCGTCACCGCCTCGCCGAACCCTGCCCTGCAGTGCGGTCTCGTCACACTGACCGCCAACGGCGTCACCGGCTCGCCGACGCCCTCGCTCACCTGGGAAGTTCGGAGTCCTTCGAATCAGCTCGTCTCCTCGGGAAGCGGAGTCAATCCCTTCTCCTGGCAGACCGGTCCGACAACGTCTCCCGGTGTCTACACAGGAACCGCGACGGCACAGAACAGTGCTGGAAGTGACGCCAAGGCCGCCTCGATCACCATCAACAGCCCACCGACACTGGCCTTCCTCGCGGCACCGACGGCCGACACGCCGGTCGGCGTCGTCGTGCAGTTCCACGTCCAAAGCCAGGGAGCGACCGAGTGGGCCTGGGACTTCGGCGACAACACGCCGCTCAACTGGACGAGCGATCCCACATCCGGTCCGAATCCGGCGCACACCTATCCAGGGATCGGGACCTACAACGTCACGGCCTACATTCGTAACTGCGGCGCCGGACCGATCACGAGCAGCACGATCCAGGTCCAGGTCACCTCGAGCTGCAGCGGCTTTGGCATCACGAAGTTCCTCGCCACGGTCGGCAGCAACATGACCTGCACCGCAGGCTTCGGCTGCGTGGTCGATGCCGGACCGATCACCTTCGACGAACAGGTTGCCTGCGGGCCGACGTACTACGACTACGACTGGAACGGCGACGGGATCTACGAGGACTGGGGAAACACGGGCTCAATCCTCACCCGCTCCTTCTTCGTGCCGGGCAACTACCAAGCGACCATGCGCATTCGCAAGGACGCCCAGTCGGCGACGGCGATTCACGGTTTCCCCACCGGCACCCTCATCATGCGCGTCTTCGAGGGGGCCAACCCGTCGACGACACTTCCTCCCACGGCACCGACCGGCCTCAGCGCCACGGTGCTCTCGGAGTCGTCGATCCGCCTCAACTGGACGGACACCTCGACCTTCGAGAACCTGTTCCACGTGATGATGTCCGTCAATGGCGGCGCCTACTCCGAGATCCAGGTCCTGCGACCGAACGTCACCGTGCTGACCTTGGCCGGGCTCACCCCATCGACGCCGTACAGCTTCAAGATCCGGGCAAGCAACGACGCCGGCTACTCGAGCTATTCGGCGGTCGCCTCGGGTACGACGCAGGCGTCGGTCCCCGCGGCACCGACGAGCGTGGCCGCCGCGACGCTGAGCTCGAGCTCGGTGCGACTGACCTGGGTCGACAACTCCAACAACGAGACCAGCTTCCGTGTCGAGGCGAGGACCGGCGCTGCGGCCTTCGCCGAAGTCGCGAGCTTCGGGGCCAACACGACGACGGGCGACGTCACGGGCCTCAGCCCGAATACGACCTATGACTTCCGGATGCGTTCGGCCAACGGCCAGGGATTCTCCGGCTATACCTCAACAGTCTCTGCGACCACGCTGCCGCTTCCGCCAGCAGCGCCGATCGACCTCGCGGCAACCCCGATCTCGCACGGGTGGATTCGGCTCGACTGGGCCGACGTCGCTACGAACGAAACGGACTACCGAGTCGAGATGAAGGTGGGCACCGGCCCGTACTCCGAAGTGCTGACCCTCGAGCCGGATGCGACGCGCGCCGAGATCACGGGCCTCGCCCCGCTGACGGGGTACACCTTCCGAGTCCGGGCCAGCAACGCCGGCGGATTCTCGGCCTATAGCGGCGAAGCGCCGGCGTCCACGCCGGCGAACACCGAGCTCTTCCTCTCGGGCCTCGAGGCGACGGGCTCGTTCGGATTGCCCGGAGGGTGGAGCGAGGTCTATCCCGGGCCGCCCTCCTGA
- a CDS encoding GNAT family N-acetyltransferase — MAVSFYVCRPGSIASHPAQATAPSAMTDLEDTRPDSPVARLSSAEVRLRAYRPGDESEILRLFERCFHVQRSLEQWNWLYRVNPFGGPWIELAVDPNDRIVGHYSGYPVRFHRQFGGGWRDLVASQVGDTMTAPEVRHLGRGPTSLLARLAATFYARRRADRVAFSYGFNTGNIHRFSLRYVGARELEEARQCVLRPARLAESTRASGRSLRLWGARVEVLDPRDRRLDALFERVRHGYRYLVRRDAAYLAWRYGAASGRDYRAFAVTLRGEILGWSVFRREGPRLLWGDALFDPTATGAAARLLDHVLEGELGNDLEQVDGWFSRNPPWWSTQLAELGFHVEAEPQALGFVFVPGLDTDPLPAFRDSLYYTRGDSDLF, encoded by the coding sequence ATGGCTGTGTCATTCTACGTCTGTCGTCCGGGCAGCATCGCGTCACACCCGGCCCAAGCGACCGCACCCTCCGCGATGACCGATCTCGAAGACACCCGGCCGGACTCGCCCGTTGCCCGACTGAGCTCCGCAGAGGTCCGCCTCCGGGCCTACCGTCCTGGGGACGAATCCGAGATCCTGAGACTCTTCGAGCGATGTTTCCACGTCCAACGCTCGCTCGAACAGTGGAATTGGCTTTACCGCGTCAATCCCTTCGGTGGGCCCTGGATCGAGCTCGCGGTCGATCCGAACGACCGGATCGTCGGCCACTACTCCGGCTATCCAGTGCGTTTTCACCGGCAGTTCGGCGGAGGATGGCGCGACCTCGTCGCCTCGCAAGTCGGCGACACGATGACCGCACCCGAGGTCCGCCACCTCGGTCGCGGACCGACGAGCCTTCTCGCTCGCCTGGCCGCGACCTTCTACGCCCGCCGTCGTGCGGACCGTGTGGCCTTCAGCTACGGATTCAATACCGGCAACATTCACCGCTTCTCGTTGCGCTACGTCGGAGCTCGCGAGCTCGAAGAGGCTCGTCAGTGCGTGCTGCGCCCCGCTCGGCTGGCCGAGTCGACTCGCGCGAGCGGGCGATCCTTGAGGCTCTGGGGCGCTCGCGTCGAGGTGCTGGACCCTCGCGATCGCCGTCTCGACGCGCTCTTCGAGCGGGTCCGTCACGGCTACCGCTACCTCGTGCGTCGGGATGCGGCTTACCTTGCTTGGCGCTACGGGGCGGCTTCGGGCCGGGACTATCGGGCATTCGCCGTCACTCTGCGCGGCGAGATTCTCGGTTGGTCGGTCTTTCGCCGCGAAGGCCCGCGGCTGCTCTGGGGCGATGCGCTGTTCGACCCGACAGCGACCGGAGCCGCAGCCCGCCTGCTCGATCACGTCCTGGAAGGAGAGCTCGGCAACGACCTCGAGCAAGTGGACGGCTGGTTCTCGCGAAATCCACCCTGGTGGTCCACTCAGCTCGCCGAGCTCGGATTCCACGTCGAGGCCGAGCCTCAGGCCCTCGGATTCGTCTTCGTTCCAGGACTGGACACCGATCCGTTGCCGGCCTTCCGCGACAGCCTCTACTACACTCGAGGCGACAGCGACCTCTTCTGA
- a CDS encoding glycosyltransferase family 2 protein yields the protein MRRGEPVGDTVPDASAPSGLANPVPSPLVDGGAEIAGSGGRVNPPSTHPVAPELAVVLVHYRTPDLLARALGALQDDARESGISAEWVIVDNGSTEAERAKLATLPARLIEPGANLGYAGGIGRGVAETRAAFLLFANPDVLVQPGCLAALLQALRHGAAAAGPRFFWDRPDGYLLPPTERRELVDECWSRLGRLGEPFRRRAVGRWRKHACRHWTASEPLATPTLSGALLAVSRSAWDRVGPMDAEYRLYFEECDWLTRARRAGLPTVLVPAATAIHFFGRSARLEPEVAAWFAESEQRFRRLHFRRGARILLAILDRIPVPSGAGTVLPAPPTDLSRLVPAARAGDARWIELSPLAAGFPAAGRKVLAGDPLELGLTAEALGRLDPGVWRLAICDDQQREIAACRFVKEEQRPGPSGG from the coding sequence ATGAGACGCGGCGAACCCGTCGGCGACACGGTGCCCGACGCCTCCGCCCCGTCGGGCCTCGCCAACCCGGTGCCGAGCCCGCTCGTCGACGGCGGAGCGGAGATCGCGGGGTCCGGTGGTCGCGTCAATCCGCCGTCGACGCATCCGGTTGCTCCCGAGCTGGCAGTCGTTCTCGTGCACTATCGGACCCCGGATCTCTTGGCGAGAGCGCTCGGCGCCCTGCAAGACGATGCCAGGGAGAGCGGCATCTCGGCCGAGTGGGTGATCGTCGACAACGGCAGCACCGAAGCGGAACGCGCGAAGCTCGCGACGCTGCCGGCTCGTCTGATCGAGCCGGGCGCCAACCTCGGGTACGCCGGCGGGATCGGCCGCGGCGTGGCCGAGACCCGAGCTGCTTTCCTGCTCTTCGCCAATCCGGATGTGCTGGTGCAGCCCGGCTGTCTCGCGGCGCTGCTCCAGGCACTCCGCCATGGCGCAGCAGCGGCTGGCCCGCGGTTCTTCTGGGATCGACCGGACGGCTACCTGCTCCCTCCGACTGAACGTCGCGAGCTCGTCGACGAGTGCTGGTCGCGCCTCGGGCGACTTGGCGAGCCCTTCCGTCGGCGAGCCGTGGGCCGCTGGAGGAAGCACGCATGTCGGCATTGGACGGCGAGCGAGCCGTTGGCAACGCCAACGCTGAGCGGGGCCCTGTTGGCGGTCTCGCGCTCGGCTTGGGACCGGGTCGGTCCGATGGACGCCGAGTACCGACTGTATTTCGAAGAGTGCGATTGGCTGACGCGAGCGCGGCGGGCGGGGCTGCCGACCGTCCTCGTCCCCGCGGCGACGGCGATTCACTTCTTCGGTCGCAGTGCCCGACTCGAGCCAGAGGTCGCTGCTTGGTTCGCCGAATCGGAACAACGCTTTCGCCGTCTCCACTTCCGCCGGGGTGCCCGGATCCTCCTCGCGATTCTCGATCGGATTCCTGTCCCATCCGGTGCGGGAACGGTCCTGCCGGCTCCGCCGACCGACCTCTCCCGCCTGGTTCCGGCTGCGCGAGCGGGCGATGCTCGGTGGATCGAGCTCTCGCCGCTTGCCGCCGGATTCCCGGCGGCCGGGCGAAAGGTCTTGGCCGGCGATCCGTTGGAGCTTGGCCTGACAGCCGAAGCGCTGGGGCGGCTCGATCCAGGTGTCTGGCGCCTGGCGATCTGTGACGATCAGCAGCGCGAGATCGCGGCTTGTCGGTTCGTCAAGGAAGAGCAACGGCCCGGGCCGAGCGGCGGTTGA